A single window of Salvia splendens isolate huo1 chromosome 6, SspV2, whole genome shotgun sequence DNA harbors:
- the LOC121807107 gene encoding uncharacterized protein LOC121807107 → MTQNLHRRRNNLNRIMFPRCLHGIPCAHPPPAAVIRLVKSDGAVAIYDRAVTASELMEEFPKHMVCRSDSFYIGQVTPALARGDRLLPGHDYFLLPANFFQSPLSFAALVRGGGKAQFEIEKTAAGGLRVKVTEEMIARRHREMEAEAETARRIVRVCTTPQLKKEYETLVGRRRQWKPKLDTVYEKKGRRQRKILRKTKSNVL, encoded by the coding sequence ATGACTCAAaacctccaccgccgccgcaaCAACCTCAACCGCATAATGTTCCCCCGCTGCCTCCACGGCATCCCCTGCGCGCACCCTCCCCCCGCCGCCGTGATCCGCCTCGTCAAATCCGACGGCGCCGTCGCGATCTACGACCGCGCCGTGACCGCCTCCGAGCTGATGGAGGAGTTCCCGAAGCACATGGTGTGCCGATCGGACTCCTTCTACATAGGGCAAGTCACCCCGGCGCTCGCCCGCGGCGACCGCCTCCTCCCCGGCCACGACTACTTCCTATTGCCTGCGAATTTCTTCCAATCGCCGCTCTCGTTCGCGGCGCTGGTGCGCGGCGGCGGAAAGGCGCAGTTCGAGATCGAGAAGACCGCAGCGGGGGGGCTGAGGGTGAAGGTGACGGAGGAGATGATCGCGCGGCGGCACAGGGAgatggaggcggaggcggagacGGCGCGGCGGATCGTGAGGGTGTGCACGACGCCGCAGCTGAAGAAGGAGTATGAGACGCTGGTGGGGCGGCGGAGGCAGTGGAAGCCGAAGCTGGATACGGTGTATGAGAAGAAGGGGCGGCGGCAGAGGAAGATTTTGAGGAAGACGAAATCAAATGTTTTGTGA
- the LOC121806267 gene encoding uncharacterized protein LOC121806267, producing the protein MGLLGGRWGTAAALIALAAVVVMRKQLGEQLGWDNSAMMQWLKEMSDRLGHWAIPAYVGLHTITLALCLPYAVFFEAGASMLFGFLPALLCVFTAKILGASLSFWIGRLVFRSYGSAAERVQKNKYFNMLSRGVERDGWKFVLLARFSPVPSYVINYALAATNVGFLVDFLLPTVIGCMPMILQNTSIGSLASAAVGSASGSQKSQVWSYLFPLLGISSSVLISLRIKKYSTDILTDDSPATVSEPSNAQASSQEPVNRKSKVLKGK; encoded by the exons ATGGGTTTATTGGGCGGGCGATGGGGGACTGCGGCGGCGCTGATTGCTCTGGCCGCGGTGGTGGTCATGAGGAAGCAGCTCGGCGAGCAATTAGGCTGGGATAACTCTGCCATGATGCAATGGCTGAAAGAAATGTCCGATCGGCTAGGGCATTGGGCGATCCCCGCCTACGTCGGATTGCACACGATCACTCTGGCGCTTTGCCTTCCTTACGCCGTCTTCTTCGAGGCCGGAGCTTCGATGCTCTTCGGATTTTTGCCGGCGCTTCTTTGCGTCTTCACTGCCAAAATCCTTGGCGCTTCTCTCTCCTTCTGGATTGGCAG ACTTGTCTTTCGAAGCTACGGCTCTGCAGCTGAACGGGTTCAGAAAAATAAGTACTTTAACATGTTATCAAGGGGAGTGGAGCGGGATGGTTGGAAATTTGTTCTTCTTGCTCGATTCTCACCTGTACCATCCTATGTCATAAACTATGCATTGGCTGCTACTAACGTTGGCTTTCTAGTTGATTTCTTGCTTCCAACGGTCATTGGGTGCATGCCCATGATCTTGCAGAATACCTCAATCGGCAGCCTTGCCAGTGCTGCCGTAGGTTCAGCATCCGGCTCCCAGAAGTCTCAGGTTTGGTCATATTTATTTCCCCTTCTCGGGATCTCATCTAGTGTACTTATATCATTGAGGATAAAAAAGTATTCAACTGATATCCTAACCGATGATTCTCCTGCTACCGTATCTGAGCCATCCAATGCTCAGGCATCAAGTCAAGAGCCGGTCAATAGGAAAAGTAAGGTTTTGAAGGGAAAATGA